The following is a genomic window from Rubidibacter lacunae KORDI 51-2.
CGCGATCGCCAAGACCGTAGCGTTCGAGCGCGCCGGTGATGGTGACGGGCATAGCTTGAAAAGGCTTGAGTGCCGAACGGGCGAAGGCAAAGGCTTCGGACTGTCCGGCGAGAGATAAGACGCGCCCGCGGTTGTCGCAGACCAGCGCGCAGACGCGATGGATGGATTCAACAATACCGTCGCGCAACAGGCGAACTTCTATTTCGGGCGTGTGGGTCCGTTTGCCTCGGCTCATGCGTTACGTGCTCGCTCGTATCGATCCTCTTGAGTGTAAATCTGCTCGGTTTTTACCTGCGGTGCATCCTAAGGCTCCCCTTGCATTTGTCTCGGCTGACTAGTCCTCACGTTCGGTAAATTTGCGCTTGCTTAAGGTAGCGGCACTAGTACCCACGCAGCTCCCGCGATTGCGGCGATGCTTAGTAAAACCGCCAGCGTCGCGCGCAGCCGCTTCAATAGCGGCCGCACCTGGTAGTCGGCCACGAGACGATCGCGGACTAGCACCTCAGGTGGTTTTTCCCAGGTTTGACCGTCGTACCAGCCCGATTCTTCGTAAGACACGGACTGACAGCTAAGGCGATTGTCTATGTAGGACCAACCCGTATACAGGCGCAACAACAAGAGCAACACGAACGCAGCTGCTCCCCCACTCGCGCACAGGGTAAAGTGCAGCGGATTCGAGTTCGGCGCAAAGCTAGTTGCCGCGATCGGTCCGGCCGCTACCCAACCCCACGCCCATACCCATCCGAGCTTGCGCCAGTAAGCGCTGCCCTCAAGGGTTGCCCAGCAGAAAAGCCATGCACCTCGCATTTGCTCGTATTCCTGCAGCGGTTGTTGCTCGCAGGGAACAGGGCAGTTAGTAGTGGGTAACGGTTCCATCAGAGTTCCCGTCCTAAGCTCCCGTCCGGACGCAATCGGGAAGAGCTGCAAATTCAATGCGATCGGCGTGTCCCCAAAAAGCCTCGATATTATAAAATTCTCGCTCTTCCTCGAGCATGACGTGGGCAATTGCGTCGCCATAGTCTAGAAGGATCCAGCTGCGATCGGATTGTCCTTCCACGCGCAACGGCTGTTGGTGTAGATCTTCAGCAACGCGCTCCTGAATGCTGTCGGCGATCGCTTTGACTTGCGCGCGCGAGTAACCGGTGGCAACTGTGAAGAAATCGGCAAGATAGGATACATCCCGCAGGTACAACAAGATGATGTCGCCTGCCTTACGGTCGTCGGCCGCGCGCGCGATGGTTAGGGCCAAGCGCTCGGAATCAGTTTGCTCGTGAACGTTAGGAAACAAAGCAGTCGCGTTGTCGAATCGATCGGTTTCTCTCATCAAATACGCGCTCTCCAAAGGTATTTACAACAGTCTTTACGTCTCTACAACAATCTTTGCAAGATTGCGAGTCTCTAAAGTAGCGGCTCGACCAAACCCAATTGAACGGAATTGATACGCCCGAAGCGCCACTACTCGACCGACTAGTTGTTCGTGCGGCGGACTGGTCGGTTGCGTTGCTTGCGAACTCCGAGACCCGAGCAGGGTTTTCAATATGTCTACGCCCGCTCTCGCTTCAGAGCCCAATTGCGCGTTGCAACAGAACGGGGATGAATCGGGCGGGAGGTTTTAACTAGGTATTTTAGAGAATAGTCGCAGACATAACGTACGCCCCGGTAAAGATTCGCGAAGCAGGTACGACGCATATTATCGAGCTCGGGGGTGTCGCCGCGATGGGGCTCGAGCTTGTCAGCCGCGAATACGATGCAGCAGATGGGCCCCATCTCCGGGCGGCCGAATGTGTGGTTGGCGATCGCATCAAGGACTTGCGGTTCGGTAATTCCAAACTCATCTCGGGCCACTAACGCACTGACATCGGCATGGAGTAAGTGCGGTCGTTCGGCGCAAATTGCGTCGACCTCAAGCCCGGCTGCAGTTGCCCTTACCAGAAGATCGCGGGGGTCGAAAAACTTCGCGAGGTCGTGGGTTAAACCGGCAAGCCGGGCAGTTTCAACGGAGTAACCGTGATGGCGTGCTAGGTCCGCGCACATTGCTTCTACACCGAGAATGTGCTGGACGCGCTCGCGCGGCACGCTGTTCTCTAACCAGGTCAGAACGCGATCGCGAAGTTGCAAATTGACCGATTTCCTTAAACATCTTCACTCTTCATCGTAGCGTTTGCTAGCCTGCAGCGCCGGCATGAGTTCGCAGGTAAAAGCGCTAGTGCAACTGCTTGCTATTGGATGTCGGGAAACGGACTGGTGTCTCTGGATCTACAAGTAGGGCAAACACCACTGGGGAACTCGAGTTGTCTAACAGGGTATCGATTCGGTTGAGAGCGTTTGGGAGGAATTCGCAAACCTAACGAATCACTGAACTAATATTTCTCAACGGTACTCGCGTCAAGCTGTTAGCAACGACGGCTGCAAGTGCCACAATTGATCGAGTTTCGCGGCCGGTAGCGTGATGTAGAGCACGTGTCCCGGTGCGAGCTGGGTGTAGAGAAGTTGCCAGCCGTGAACCGTGCCTTCAGGAGTTTTGAGATAGAGCGGAACGCCACCAACGTCGAGCGCAGCTGCTTGCACCTCGCGATCGCAAAATGGATGGTCTGGGGCGATCTCGGTGGCGATGGCGACCCACAACAAATCGTCGATCAAGCCGTTGCCGATCGCGCGTCCGCCCAGAGCTGCAGCTGCAAAGGAGGGTGCGGCGATATCGCTCGGGCAAAGCACCGTCTCGAAGGAGAATACTTCCTGGACCGAGCGCGCAAAGTCGGAGTCTTGGTGGCGGACGATCGCGTGCAATTGCGAGTGTATGGCTTTAGCCGTCAGTGAGATTTCGACGTTGACCATGTCGTTGCTGGTGACGGCGAGAAGCGCGGCGGCATGGCGAACGTTCGCTGCTTCCAGGGTTGAGGTGAGGCTAGCATCGGCGACGATGACGGGAACGCCCAGAGCCCGCGCGGCGTGGAGAAAGCGTCCGTCCAGATCGCGTTCGATTGCGACTACTTCGCAGCCTTGCTCGTGAAGTTGGCGCACGATCTGGATGCCGATACCGCCCAAGCCGCAGACGATGTAATGGTGACGGGCAGGAACGCGGGCTGCATCCCAAAATTGCTTGAGGCGATTCCCGAGGATGAAGTCGTTGATCAGCGCATAGCAGACGCCGATGACACCGGCACCTACGAGCATCATCACTACCGTGAAGACCTTGATGGCGGAGGTGGAGGTTTCGGCTACCTGCTCCCGACCGCCTGCACCCGTAATCATACCGACGGTGAAATACAGTGCGTCCACGAACGGAAGCCGATCGGTTGCAACCACGTAGGTCACTGCCGATAGAAAGATCGTCAGCAGCAGCATCGCCATGACGCTGACAACCGGACCGGCATGGTGGTGGAATCGCCGCAAATGCGAGATCGCCTTCAGTAACTTGCGCCAGCGAGCCTGTCGGCTGTCCGGTACGACCGGTTGGGTGCCGACGAGCAGGCGATCGCCTTGCCGCAGTCGGCGTTTGCGAGTGATGCCTTCGATCGGACCTTGGGTGTCGCCGACTGGGAAGAAACCGATCAGCATCCGCGAGCGGTTGTCCCATAACTCGCTGAGCGGTCTCCCCAGCCAAGGATGGTCGGCATTGATTGTTTCCTCGCGGACGGGCCAGCAGCGCCCGAACAATTGGAGCTGGCCGATTGCGCGGTGACCGATCGCGGCGAAAGCAAAAATTGGGGCCGAGAGGGCGGCGACGCTGGTACTGACGTGACCGGGCAGCGTCTTATCAAGGCGATCGCCCAGAGCCTGATTGAACAGGCGATTGACGATACGGACGTCGGGGTTGAGCACCCGAGCCTGCGTGAGAACGCCCAGGTTGAGGGCATCGTCGCTGAGGGCCAGCAGTAGAGTCGTTGCGTCGCGAATGCCGGCGGCAGTCAGCGTGGCGGGGCAGCGGGGGTCACCGACGACGATCCGCGCGCCGTCTTCTTCTGGCATGGGGTGTTCGCTAATGCCCACAACATCTGCTCCCTGTCGACGGAGCAAATGGAAGATTTTCGACCCCGTCCGGCCCATACCGCAGACAATGATGAGCGGTCGGGTGCGAGGTTGCAACTGAGAGTAGCCCAATGTGCTGGTAACCATCCTGTAGGGAGAACCGCTGGTGTCACCGCACAATTGCGGCCCGGCCGAAAATCATTTTGACGCATGCTCGGACGAGCGACTGTATTCCTTAAAACCTACGCTGTCAGAAGTCCACAACCTCTGACAATTCTTCACAAGCACGACGACAATCGCAACCCGACTCGATCCATAAAGGCACCGCTGCTGCTGAGACGATGGCACCTCAGTAAAGGGTTTCTGTGAAGTATGGATAAAGCGTCGAGCCAGCACCAACGGCAACATCGCCTTGTCTCAATCAGTCTCGTTCGGATCTGAGGTAAAAAGACGAAAAGCGCGATCGCCCGACCGATCGCATTGCCTGCGAGATGCTTTAGGCGATCGGCAAACTAAGCTGTAGGCTACCCGAGCGAGTGATGCGTGTAGCCACTCGGTCCGTCAATATGCTCTCAAGAAAGTTACGGCTGCTGGGCTTACCGCATTGTGAACGTCATGATAGCTACTAAATATCTCCTCGCTGGTTCGGAATGTGCGCCAAAATTAAGTTTTGAGTGTTGTAGTCCAACGCCACAGGCACT
Proteins encoded in this region:
- the yqeK gene encoding bis(5'-nucleosyl)-tetraphosphatase (symmetrical) YqeK, with the protein product MQLRDRVLTWLENSVPRERVQHILGVEAMCADLARHHGYSVETARLAGLTHDLAKFFDPRDLLVRATAAGLEVDAICAERPHLLHADVSALVARDEFGITEPQVLDAIANHTFGRPEMGPICCIVFAADKLEPHRGDTPELDNMRRTCFANLYRGVRYVCDYSLKYLVKTSRPIHPRSVATRNWALKRERA
- the rsfS gene encoding ribosome silencing factor, with the protein product MRETDRFDNATALFPNVHEQTDSERLALTIARAADDRKAGDIILLYLRDVSYLADFFTVATGYSRAQVKAIADSIQERVAEDLHQQPLRVEGQSDRSWILLDYGDAIAHVMLEEEREFYNIEAFWGHADRIEFAALPDCVRTGA
- a CDS encoding NAD-binding protein → MVTSTLGYSQLQPRTRPLIIVCGMGRTGSKIFHLLRRQGADVVGISEHPMPEEDGARIVVGDPRCPATLTAAGIRDATTLLLALSDDALNLGVLTQARVLNPDVRIVNRLFNQALGDRLDKTLPGHVSTSVAALSAPIFAFAAIGHRAIGQLQLFGRCWPVREETINADHPWLGRPLSELWDNRSRMLIGFFPVGDTQGPIEGITRKRRLRQGDRLLVGTQPVVPDSRQARWRKLLKAISHLRRFHHHAGPVVSVMAMLLLTIFLSAVTYVVATDRLPFVDALYFTVGMITGAGGREQVAETSTSAIKVFTVVMMLVGAGVIGVCYALINDFILGNRLKQFWDAARVPARHHYIVCGLGGIGIQIVRQLHEQGCEVVAIERDLDGRFLHAARALGVPVIVADASLTSTLEAANVRHAAALLAVTSNDMVNVEISLTAKAIHSQLHAIVRHQDSDFARSVQEVFSFETVLCPSDIAAPSFAAAALGGRAIGNGLIDDLLWVAIATEIAPDHPFCDREVQAAALDVGGVPLYLKTPEGTVHGWQLLYTQLAPGHVLYITLPAAKLDQLWHLQPSLLTA
- a CDS encoding CGLD27 family protein, producing MEPLPTTNCPVPCEQQPLQEYEQMRGAWLFCWATLEGSAYWRKLGWVWAWGWVAAGPIAATSFAPNSNPLHFTLCASGGAAAFVLLLLLRLYTGWSYIDNRLSCQSVSYEESGWYDGQTWEKPPEVLVRDRLVADYQVRPLLKRLRATLAVLLSIAAIAGAAWVLVPLP